TTTTTAAGGAAGATAAATTATGGGATGTAACAGGTGACCCAAGAAGTCTGAGAGAATTTTGCATGGGGAGGTTGTAGTGATTGGGatgaatgacatttaaaaaaaaaaaaagttaaaatgtctTTCTGTGCTGGATACCTTGGACATAATGGCCAGGGACATTATTCAGTACATATTTCCGGGCTTCATATGCTCTCCATATGAGCTTTGGACTGCACCTATGTAGAACAAACTGTCTTGAGTTTCAAAAGATTTATTGTAGTAAAAGCCCCTCTGGTTCAGTTGGAGGAGTTTCCATGTATTTATTTGACCAGAGTTTTGGAAGAGACCgaaatttaaaatgtgaaaaggGCTTTTGTGTTGTAATATCATCGCTGTTATCTTGGAAAGATGAGTCACTCTCTTTGTCCATGAGACAACTCCTGAGGGCAAAGCCACTACATCGCAATAATTTGTTCTGAAACTCTGATGTGATAAAGTAGTAGAGGATTGGATCCAGACAACAGTTCAAACTTGCAAGACATAAAGAAACTGGATGGAAATGAAGAGTACTTCTGCGTATGGAGCAGTTTGTAATAACATTCTGTTTCACCATCATAAATAAAGGAAAGTTTATATGATATGGTGTAAAACATATGAAGAATACAGCTGCACACATCAGAATCATCCGTAAAGCTTTCTCTTTCTCACTTCTCTGTTGCAAGGGCACTTGACATTCCTGTAGAGATTGTCTCATTTTCCAAGTGCAATATGCAATAATAACTAGGGGGACCACAAACCCTAATAATTCAGCTATTGTTACCGAAGTAATAGAAGCTCCCATAGTCATTTGCTTCACTTCAAGATCTGCAAAGCAGGTGTTTGTATTGTTGGATAAGGTAGGACTTCTCAGGATTGGAACTGGTGAGCAAGCAGCCCCAACAATGATCCACACAACAGCACTAATGGTGACATCATACCTACACTTCCAGTCTTTTGCTTTGAATGGATGGAGGAGGAAAAGGTACCTTTGAATACTTATGCAGGTAAGGAAACAAATGCTTGCGTACATGTTGAGATACTTCAGGTAGAAACATAACTGGCAAAGGAAACTCCCAAAAGGCCACATATGgtttatataataatatattcGTAGCGGTAACGAGAGAACGTGAGCAAGATCAGCTACAGCCAAATTAATCATAAAAATAACAGCTTTGTTTTTCTTACTGATGAAGCGACATAAAACCCATAATGCaacactgtttgccagaagaCCAGGTATGAATATTATGGTGTAAGTGGTTGCGTATAGGGAGGATTGAAATCCCATATGAGGATCGGTGCAGTTTCCTGAAGATCTGTTTTTCGGCATCTTGAATGTATCTGCACATTCATTTAGGAGATGATGGGATGGAAGAAAGATTTCTGTAGAGTAAAAACAAAGACAGTAAAGGCAAAAACTGTTCAGTGTTTATTAATATTGATGTTTGTATTTTCTAATTCAGACAAATACATTTAAATGAGACCTTACACATAGTAAATACCTATTGAAAAGGAAGGAATATaaagaaaagttttgtttttcactCCATTACAGAAACTGAGATTAAAATGACAAGCAAAGAGGATGCTTTTACCATCAGTAGTAGGGCCATAAAAGAGATTTTGTCACTTGAACAAGCTCCCAATACAGTTATCAATGGGATGACTCTGTAGCCAACCCAACATGAGTAGCTGTTTCTGGAACATCTGCAACCTTGGGTCCTATTCACTCATCAATTCCAGTCATTCAGCAGCCCAAAGTCTTCTGGGATTTGGGTATAGACACACAAGCTATCCAgaaacccagctctgccagggtcCCATAGCCAGCCAGCACTGATCAGAAAGTTGTGCAGGTTGACTAGGAAGGATAAAGAACTGGGCCATCTCTTAGATGTGCTGATCCAGTTCATCATCCACCCAGCCTTGACTTGAGGTAGTCCTATGGAATTCCATCCAGAATGTAAACCTACTCTGACGGTGTCCTAATACCACGGTGACACTATTAATCAGCTTGTTGCCAGCTGCCAGGCTACTCTTCAGATCTCTAGGTTCTCCATAACATTTGACTTCATTCATTACACACTGTATTCAAATGCCTATCGAATCAGTGCCCTCATGCAGACCTACAGACGTCTCCAACAAGAGATTAAATAAATATAGTTTTGAATTAACTGAGACTGTCTGAGCATCTTTAACAACCGGCATAGAGGTCTTGTATTAGATTACTATAAGTAACACAATAAATAGCTTAAATAAGGGACAaggctagcagacagcagactGTGGAGGAGGTCTGTGATGGAAAGGAGCAGACAGATCCATCAGAGCTCTGGCTCCATACTTAGGACTAGATTTATAAACTAATATCTAACCAAATGTGCGTCAGTTTCTATGTCGGTATTGGAAATGCATTACTACACACATGGCATAATGCAGTCATTATTTTGTAATAACAGAAAATAACATCTAACCATTAGAGACATGATGGGAAAAATATCTCTCTTCAATTACCCTAGAAGTTCTCCCAATTTGGGTGACATTCACCCATATGCACCTGCACAAATCTCTATGTGCCACATATGCCCAACATTGAGGGCTTAAATGGTGCAGAGGTACTTGTGCAGGCCTTCTTTACTGTGATGAATTTCACCCTTCTTGAGTACCTTTTTGGGGAAACATTTTCTTAGGCAAAGGGATTACTGCtcatgcagcaggttataaaatgaGGCACAGCTAACATCATCATTTAAGATTAAATCATGTAATTTTCACCCTAGCACCAAATGCTGTGAATAAAATTTTTAAACTGACCACAAGGTGTCACAGCTGGATCAGAGTTAATGTCTCTTTTGCTTCTCTCTAAGGCCTGGGTCTACACTGgcggggggggaaagagggggagggatctgagttacacaacttcagctacatgaataacatagctgaagtggacgtacttagatctacttacctcGGTGTCTTCACTGAGCTAAGTCGACTGCTGACAGTCCCCCATcaactccacctgcgcctctcactccggtggagtactggagtccacgggagagcgcttggcagtcgatttatcgcgtcttcactagacacgataaatcgacccctgctggatcgattgctccggaggtaagtgtagacatgaaatcaggacctgatcttgcaaaaTCTTTATCATAGTGCTTGAAAATCAGACTGGCATTGATGACAATGTGTAACAAATGAAGACATGATTTTGGTGTCAATAAGACTGCTCACGCTTGTAAGCCCCCTGGCTAGAATTTTCTAAAAAGCTCCTGGTCAGATTTCCAAGAGCTCAGAACCCCCAGTTGggatcaaattttcaaaggagctctgGACCCAGGAGCTCCCACTGagaaattttcaaaggagctctgGATCCAGGAgcatgattttcagaagagctcagcaccccCCATGCacatgctgagctcttctgaagtTCTAGCTACAAATTTTGATTTCTAAATAGGAACTGAGAACTCTGGCCCCAGTTGTGTGTGCTGAGCCCTCCTGACAATACCAGCCTATGTTTAGTAGGGTTTGCAGTATAATGCCCTTACCTTTTActcacagactcatagactttaaggccagaaaggaccattgtgatcatctaatctgacctcatgcacattgcaagccacagaacctcgcccacccactcatggaatagacccataacctctggctgagttactgaagtcctcatatcAAGATTTAAAGACCTCtcattacagagaatccaccatttacttgctagtttaaaccagcaagtgacccgtgccccatgctgcagagaaacgTGGGGGGAAAGAACAGGGTTTCTGCTAATCTGAgccggggggaaattccttcccaaccctaaaTATAGCAATCAGTTgcactctgagcatgtgggcaagatccagcagccagacacctgggagagaattctctgtagtaactcagagccctccccatcatgtgccccatccccagctATTAGGGATTTTTGCTATTAGTAGTTGCAGATGGGCCACActccattgtaggcagtcccatcacacCATCagctccataaacttatcaagcttggTCAGGTTTTTGCCCCTACcattccccttggaaggctattccagaacttcactcctctgatgattggaaacctttgtctaatttcatgCCTAAACTTATTGAGGGctggtttatatccatttgttcttgtgtcaacattggtgcttaacttaaataactcctttccctccctggtatttatccctctgatgtatttatagagaccaatcatctctctcctcagcctttgtttggttaggctaaacaagccaagatgCCTGAGTCGCCTCTCAGAAGGTAGagtttccattcctctgatcatcctaacagcccttctctgtacctgttcaagtttgaattaatctttcttaaacatgagagacaGTATTCctgatgaggtctcaccagtgtcttgtataatggcaataacacttccttatctcttgtggaaataccttgcctgatatATCCTAGGATTGTATTAGCTCTTTTTTCACAGCCGTATCATATtgatagtcatcctgtgatcaaccagtatgcccaggtctttctcctcctctgtcttttCCAGCTGATACATCCCCAGTTTACAGCAAAAAAATTTactgttagtccctaaatgcgtGCCCTTGTACTTTGTACTATTATatgtcatcccatttctattactccagttttcaagtttgcccagatcttcttgtatgatattctggtcctcctccatgttggcaatacctcccaactttttgtcatctgcaaattttattagcacactcctacttgttgtgccaaggtcatgaatgaaaaagttaaataagattggtcccaagactgatccctgaggaactgcaCTAGTAACAGCATTACAGTTCATCTTTCATACGACCTGTTGTAGACTCCCCTTTAACCAgctccttacccacctttcagttcttatattaatccccatcttctccaatgaaactaataatttcccatgtggaactgtatgaaatgccttactgaaatccaggtagattagatccactgcattttctttgtctaaaataTCCGTTatcatctcaaaaaaaaatcaagttagtctggcacgatctaccttttgtaaaaccatgttgtatttttttCCAATTATCAATTAACTCTGTCTTTaaatactttctctttcaaaatttgttccaagccTGTGCATACAAATGATGTCAAATTAATGGGCCTGTAGTTTTTTGGATCTCTTTGTTCACTTTCTGAAAAATAGGTACTTTATTAGCAATTTTCCAGTCATAGGGTCTGACCCCGAGTTTATAGATCtattaaaaatcctttcttttGGGTTTGCAATtgcatgtgccagttcctttaatattcctggatggagattatctgtaCCCTCCAATTTGGTCCCATGAAGATTTTTGAGTTTGACTCCATATCGATggggtaatttctacttccatatccttccTTCCATTACctaccctgctgctgcccctaaGCTTCTCATTACTCTTATTAAAAACTGGGGCAAAATATTTGTTCAGGGTTTTGGGGCCATGcttagattatctttaatctctgCCCCAAATACTGGGCTCAGCTTTAAATACTGGAGAGTTTTTCGCCTGGGGtgactaagggcctgattttttttttccagaggttcTAAATATCCACAGCTTCCATTATCTTCAGCTGTAGTTGTGGGTACTTTGCACTTCTGAGAATATAACCCAGAGTAACTTTACTCCAATCTCTGCAGAATTTTGCTGATTCCTTAAAATAAGCATAGGGAAATTTAGATATTACTGCAAATGCAAATGTAACCATTATCTGAAGCAAAACTGGCATGTTTCTAAGGGTGACCAATGTAGTTAGGAGGAAGTAATGCTGACTATATTTAGCAAGGGCGCCAATATCATGTTGCCCGGAGCTATGACAACAGGGCCTTACAGTATTAATAAACAaccacatgcatctgatgaagtgagctgtagctcacgaaagcttatgctcaaataaattggttagtcgctaaggtgccacaagtactccttttcttttcacaacaAAAACCACTGTCAGGGTATTTGTCATCATTTTTTGAAGTTCCTACTGATTCCACTTTCCAATTTTCAAGAGTTTACTCTTCTCTCCTGGCATTCTTTCAAAAATGCACTAAAGCATGTTCAAGACTGAAAGAAAAAATGCTCATGTAGATAAATATACATGAACTTTGCTCATGTGGGGAAAGTAGGTCAAGTTTTGACCATTAACTTTGGCAAAGTAGATGTTAGTGTGGGCTAGCGTGCTTGtgtttttcaaaatcaaaaatgtatattttaaaatatacagaacAGATGTCCTTGGAAAAGCTGTGTGTAGCTTCATGTGAATGGTTCTGATAGTGAACAAAGTAATTGCTGCTGAAGCTCCTCAGTGGAGACTGCATGGGTTAAGCTGTCCTTGATGTGCTTGTCTGCATTAGGCTATTGGTCATCTACTTCTTTTATTCCTCACGGATCCTGCCACGGGGTCTGTGCTGGCAGTAGCTATGAGGGTGGTGACCCCACAAAAGCTATGAGGAAGGTGACCCCTTATGCTTGGGGCTGTTGCTGTTAATGGTCTCAGAGCACTTGAGGTATTTGCTGTCACCAAGGTTACTGGCTTATCTCACCAGTCCCCTCTATAGCCACATCCATCTTGTTCCTTGTTTTCAGGACTGCTCACCTCCAAGAAGGGTGAGTGGGGCAGGCGGTGAGTCTGGAACAACGAGCAGTATGGCACTGGCCAGAGGGAGGATCTAGGGCACTCAAGCAAACTCTCAAAATGTAACCCTACAGGGCCTGCTATCAGGGCACAGTCAGTGGAGGCCCTTAACTGTGGAATTCACTTTCCAAGTTGTCCAGCAGAGCCGATGTTCAGTGACTTGGCATGTCCATCTCTTTTCTCAACCTCGCACCTGAGAATGTGTTTGGGCTGGCTTTGCATTTTTTGTACGGGAGGCTGTATTTCGATCTTTAACTAGGTACATGTGTAATTGGGCATattttttttcacattaaaaattGATAAATACACTAAATTAAACCTTATTCCAGACAGACCAGTGAACAGTCATAAATTGCTAGCACCTTTTCCTGGCTACTGTCAGTACTGTATCATTactttacttctgatttacagcaGGTGAAGTCAGTATCAGGCCCCTTGAGCTCTAGGGCTCAACTGTCCTCTTTAAAAGTCTCCACCATCCCCAACTCCCTGATGGACACATGAAATATAGTGTCTTTCTGGGTAGTGGTCTTCCCAAGACAGAGTTCAATATTGATGAACTAATTAACTCCATCTCACACCAGGCATGAAGGCTGCCTGAAGACtcaattaatattaattaaacCCTTGTTTTACTGGTAAACACTGCTTTTTGATCCAGGGAAGCCATTTCTCTGTCTGATGGCAAGTAATTGTGAAGCCTTGGCCCTGTATTTCTGAGGAAGATATGGAGGGGAAATTGCTAGGTGGTTCATGGAGAAATCAGATATTTGTATCTAACTTTACACTTTTTGAAGGCCCCACTTCCTTTGAGGCTAGTATGATGTCCTATAGTATCATTTTGGGTGTGGCTTTCTGTGAAAGGGTGTCCAGACTTTTTGGTGCTTCTTGGGGAGGCCCCCAAATCCTAACACACCTGACCTCCATGTTGTTCTCATAAGGAGGCCCTGCCAAGCTAACCAATGACATCGGGCTTGGGGGAAAATTTGCATCAAGGGCTTAGAGGCAGCTCAGGAACCAGCCAGGAGCTAATTAAATGCAGCTGAGATTTTTTTGGCCTCAAGacgttaaaaaaagaaacaaagagatTGTGCTGACCAGACTCGAATGTGGGGAAAACATATGTGCTACTCTGGCTGGCTTGtacttggttttttgttttgtagtcTATTAGTTGTAACACACATATGGAATGAATGCAGCTAGAACCTGTTGACAAGCTGCTGTCAATTTGGATTAAATCCAGTTCTCTTCAATAAAATACTCCCTGAAataagtgatttttattttgtgtgtgttcacaGGTGAACCTCTGGTGAATTTTCTCTCTTGCCTTTCTGTCTCTGGCCCCTTTGACTCTTTCTA
Above is a window of Natator depressus isolate rNatDep1 chromosome 9, rNatDep2.hap1, whole genome shotgun sequence DNA encoding:
- the LOC141993575 gene encoding putative P2Y purinoceptor 10, with amino-acid sequence MPKNRSSGNCTDPHMGFQSSLYATTYTIIFIPGLLANSVALWVLCRFISKKNKAVIFMINLAVADLAHVLSLPLRIYYYINHMWPFGSFLCQLCFYLKYLNMYASICFLTCISIQRYLFLLHPFKAKDWKCRYDVTISAVVWIIVGAACSPVPILRSPTLSNNTNTCFADLEVKQMTMGASITSVTIAELLGFVVPLVIIAYCTWKMRQSLQECQVPLQQRSEKEKALRMILMCAAVFFICFTPYHINFPLFMMVKQNVITNCSIRRSTLHFHPVSLCLASLNCCLDPILYYFITSEFQNKLLRCSGFALRSCLMDKESDSSFQDNSDDITTQKPFSHFKFRSLPKLWSNKYMETPPTEPEGLLLQ